A DNA window from Helianthus annuus cultivar XRQ/B chromosome 15, HanXRQr2.0-SUNRISE, whole genome shotgun sequence contains the following coding sequences:
- the LOC118487423 gene encoding uncharacterized protein LOC118487423: MGLMRFECFMKPWKTTKTAILAVFQEKAPAAHKSPVFDCDCFDYYTNYWFRWDTSINRELIHQVIEAIEENFTSSEQVNCRGRKPNQKKEKASHRRFAGKALNPPPEVSVSPPYDISLVEECAKEEHEVVEESPETDATARRGLPEVKGLFNWRLWGLWSP, translated from the exons ATGGGTTTAATGAG GTTTGAATGTTTCATGAAACCGTGGAAGACTACTAAAACTGCTATTTTGGCAGTTTTTCAAGAg aaagctccGGCCGCACACAAATCTCCGGTATTCGACTGCGATTGCTTCGATTATTACACGAACTACTGGTTTCGGTGGGACACGTCTATTAACCGAGAGCTAATTCATCAAGTAATTGAAGCTATTGAAGAAAACTTTACCAGTAGTGAACAGGTTAACTGTCGCGGCCGTAAACCTAACCAGAAGAAAGAGAAGGCGAGTCATCGCAGGTTCGCCGGAAAAGCTTTAAATCCTCCGCCAGAGGTTTCGGTTTCGCCTCCGTACGACATCTCATTagttgaagaatgtgcaaaggaAGAACATGAGGTAGTGGAGGAGTCGCCGGAGACGGATGCAACGGCGAGAAGAGGACTTCCGGAAGTGAAAGGGTTGTTTAACTGGCGTTTGTGGGGACTTTGGAGTCCGTGA